In Papaver somniferum cultivar HN1 chromosome 1, ASM357369v1, whole genome shotgun sequence, a genomic segment contains:
- the LOC113319690 gene encoding protein ASYMMETRIC LEAVES 2-like: MASSSNSPCAACKFLRRKCQPECVFAPYFPPDQPQKFANVHKVFGASNVTKLLNELHPNQREDAVNSLAYEADMRLRDPVYGCVGVISILQHQLRQLQMDLSCAKSELSKYQNVGITGAAAHGLFAAAAAAAHPQMGIGLLTGRDPTHHHHHHQFFSRDPHQQSLRSFDGNGVYDASGLVAAMNVSSTIGQLGQFHQPRTAGGDDRIGPS; this comes from the coding sequence ATGGCATCATCATCAAACTCACCATGTGCTGCTTGCAAATTTCTCCGTCGAAAGTGTCAACCGGAATGTGTATTTGCACCGTACTTCCCACCTGATCAGCCACAGAAATTTGCCAATGTTCATAAAGTCTTTGGTGCAAGCAATGTAACTAAACTGCTGAATGAGTTACATCCAAATCAACGTGAAGATGCTGTCAATTCACTTGCATACGAAGCGGATATGCGTCTGCGTGATCCTGTCTATGGTTGTGTAGGTGTTATCTCGATCCTTCAGCACCAACTTCGTCAATTACAAATGGATCTTAGTTGTGCAAAATCTGAACTCTCCAAGTATCAAAATGTGGGAATTACTGGTGCTGCTGCACATGGACTATTTGCAGCGGCAGCCGCTGCTGCTCATCCACAAATGGGCATTGGATTATTAACAGGAAGGGACCctactcaccatcaccaccaccaccaattttTCTCTAGAGATCCTCATCAACAATCTCTTAGGAGTTTTGATGGTAATGGTGTTTATGATGCTAGTGGTCTTGTTGCTGCCATGAATGTTTCGTCAACCATTGGTCAATTAGGTCAATTTCATCAACCAAGAACTGCTGGAGGAGATGATAGAATTGGACCTTCTTAG